A region of the Mus caroli chromosome 7, CAROLI_EIJ_v1.1, whole genome shotgun sequence genome:
GCTTGTTTTTGTGACCCATCTATGTAGGATGTCCCATTTGCTTTAATCTAGAATAATTCTAATGGGTCAGGCCAGACTCAGAGCATTCCTGGGGGATAGCTAAGGAAAGAATCTAATGCAACTGTTTCTCTGCTCAAGTACAGCTTCTGCCTAATGCTGTTTCTTTCAAGTCTTATATATCTTGAAGTACCTGCTACATCCCACACCAATCCACAATAAACCTCTTTGCACACCAGTCTCCCTTTCAGTTTTCGAGGAACTCAACATATTACTGAATTCTGTTTATCTTTCCATCACTATAAAACTTTAATATTAGCTTGTCAGCTGTGAACACCTAAGCTTCCAGGGTTGGATCTTCGTTTCTCAAATACTCTACACTGCACGCTCCAAGTTCCTGCAGAACACAGAACATACTAAAGAATGATTATTGGAATGAATGGGTGGTTAAGACCAATCCTGCTGGACTTCGGGTCACACAAGTAGGCGGGAACTGAAGCTCcactggggctgtagctcaggggCGTGGCCCAGAGTCCCCGCCCGGAGACCCGCCAGAAGGCGGGGCCCACGCACGCCGCCTCGCGCGCGATGTCGCTGCCTGTGGTCCGGCTCGTTTGGCTTGGGCGGGTGCACTACTCGGAGCTGCTGGCGTTGCAGGAGCATTGGCTACGGCGGCTACAGGCAGACCCTCGCCCTGGGACCCTGTCGGAGACCAAAGCGGGTGTGCTCTTGGTCTGCGAGCCAGCGGGGCCCGTATACACAGGCGGGCTACGCGGTGGCCTGACACCCGAGGAGACTACGCGGCTGAGGGCCTTGGGCGCCGAGGTGCGCGCCACCGGCCGCGGCGGCCTGGCCACTTTCCACGGCCCGGGCCAGCTGCTCTGCCACCCGGTGCTTGACTTGCGGCTCCTAGGCCTGCGCCTGCGCACCCACGTGGCGGCGCTGGAGGCGTGCGCCGTGCGACTGTGCGAACTCCGGGGCCTGCAGGGCGCCCGCGCGCGGCCGCCGCCCTTCACAGGCGTCTGGCTGGGCGAGCGCAAGATCTGCGCGATCGGTGAGCGCGCCGGGGCGGGACCGGGGCGGAGCCGGGGCAGGGCCAACGTCGGGGAGCGCTGGGCAGGACAATAACTCTGGGCATGAGCCACTGACCTCCCTCATGGAGCTGAAACAGAAGAGTCCTCTATTTCAGTATGAATTGCCAGGTTTCTTCCTGTGACTCATAACGGGAGACAGGATGccaaaatttaaaacttccaATGCAAACGCAATTCTTGTGTCAAACGAATCTCGAAAATAAGGGCAGCTGATGTGTAACCACAGCCCCCACCGCCATTGACTTAGCCCCCAGATCCAGTCAGTGTTCCATCCAGGTTTCAAGGGATTGTGCCCAGGCCTCCTTACCTTTCAGCACCAGAGGGATCCTGAGGCCCCCAAAGAAGGGAAGTATAGCTATGCTAAGACATTTTGGCTTGTCTTGCAGGAGTCCGCTGTGGAAGACACATCACGTCCCACGGCTTGGCTCTGAACTGTTCAACCGACCTCACATGGTTTGAGCACATTGTGCCTTGTGGATTGGTTGGGACTGGAGTCACTTCCTTGAGTGAGGCGCTTCAAAGACTTGTCACTGTGGATGAAGTACTGCCATCTTTCCTTGTGGCATTCAAGGAGACTTTCAAGTGCACATTAATCTCTGAGGACAGCCCCAGCTGAAGGACATTCATTCACCTTAGCCTTGGGATGATGGTTCTGCAATAGAAAGCTTCTAGTCTGACTGAGTCCCTAGAACTACTCTGATTCACTGACTATGACAGGTCCTGAGCAATTGCTCCCTGTATCTCCTCACCTACCTCAGACGACATTATGAAAAAAGTCACAGGCTACCTAAAGCATCCCCATGACCATTAACACCTGTTAATGGAGACACTCCAGTGTTATTATCAACTGCCATTTCCTAATTACTTGCTACTTTTTCAGTGCTAACAGCAATTGTATCAGTTGTATCTAACAGCAGTTTTGACTGTTAggttttttgagttctgtgggaaCCAAATCTCTGTGAGGCCCAGGGAAGTCTTTGTTCAGTAAAGGAGAAAGccacttcaaaaaataaataaataaaatagttttgcCTTTCTGGGTTGAATGCCTCAAGTTTGATAATTTACCTATTTTTGCTTGAGGTCAACAGAGATGGGTTAGAGGCTTCATAAAGACAAGGGTACTCCCTCCATGCATACAAAGGCTAGAGAGGAAAGATTTTCCTAAGTGGGATTCCTAGATCTGTGTGCATGTCAGGTCTGCTAAGAAGCAGAAAATCTGTGATTCAAGACAGCCAAGGAACACATTACCTCAATTCTCATTGATCGGGAATTTGGAAGAAATGGACTTCGGTTGGTTGGAGTCTTACCAGAGCTTCCATTTAAAGGTCAGTTGTCATTGGAAGGCTTAACTATACTGGAGTTCACTTTCCAAGATGGCTCACTCCATTGTGATTGCTTGGTTGCTTCTAGTTGTCGATGAAAAGCCTCAGTTCCTCATCATGCAGACTCATTAAAAAGGCTTTAATGGTTCGAAGACATTCGCCTCAATTCATTTAAAAAGGCTTTTTGAAGCAGTATGACATTAATATTTCATAGTTTTACTGTCTTCAGTGATTCAGTGCATGCTTTATACTTTCAAGAAGCCTCACGTGACTACCCACCCCCTATTTAAGCCTGTGCCTGaaaccatgtctgccttcatttacttgatttttgacaatggtctcagcccaggctgacctagaacatgctatgtagccaaggatgaccttgaactcccgatcctgTGTGAGCGCTGGCCTGTGCTATTCTGTGTGTGAGCACCAGCCTGTGCTATTCTGGGTCGTAGAGGATAGCTACCTGGTGGCTGACTGAGTTGACCTTCCCGAGCCACATCTTCACAGTATAAAGCAGTGTGAAGGCTTCTGCCTAGGCAAGAGAGGAGTCACATAGCCTAATGGCAGGGAGCACACTGAGAATAATATTAGCACAGAGCCAGTGCTCAGCACCTGCTCTCATTATGATTGTTACAGTCTGTTCTccgctgatttttttttttttttttttttttggtgtgggggagaggttggtttttcaagacaaggtttctctgtgtagctctaactgtccttgaactcactctgtagaccaggctggcctaaaattgagagatccacctgcctctgtttccttagtgctggcttaaaggtgtgtgccaccgctgccCTGCCTCCATTGCTTTTCTTAAGGGAGCTGTCCCCAGGTCCTGTAGCTTTGCCTCATAGCAGTAGGGCCTTTAAGAATAGAACTGTGACTGTCTTGTTTCCTTCATATCTCTGGCAAGCAACTACTGAGCCTGGCACACAGGAGACCAGCCATAAATACTGAGTGGAACTGAACTGTGTAAAGAGCCTCCCATTGTgggttgggagatggctcagtggataaagcacttgtggaaatgtgaggatctgagttcaagtcccagaacccacataaaaactggCAGGCACACAGTTAGGCCGgatagtcttatgtcaacttgacacagtctagagtcaTGTGAGAGGAAGGTGCtggaaatgagaaaatgcctctttaAGATCAGGCTGCAGGAAAGCCTGTAGGGTGTTTTCGTAATTAGTGATGGTTGGGGTTGTGGGGGGCACATTTTCAGTGATGCCATctgtgggctggtggtcctggggtctgtaagaaagcaagcaggctgagcaagccatggggagcaggcCAGCACTCAGCACCCCTCCAtcgcctctgcatcagctcctgcctctaggtccctgccctgtttgagttcctgctctgactctcTTCAGTGATGACCTACAATataaaagtgtaagccaaataaactctttcttcacagcttcttgtgggtcatggtgtttcactgcagcagtagaaaccctaagaagtGCACATCTGTTAAACCCAGAGTTCCTGTGGTAATAtgagatgcagagacaggagagacacCATAAACCTGCAGGGTCAACTGGCCTGGCTAATGTAGTGAAGACAACAAAAGATATaagatggggctagagagatggctcagcagttaagagcactgactgctcttctgaaggttctgagttcaaatcccagcaaccacatggtggctcacaaccatttgtaatgaaatctgacaccctcttctggtgtgtctaaagacagctacagtgtacttacatataacaataaataaatctttgggccggatcgagcagaggtcctgagttcaattcccagcagccacatgatggctcacaaccatctgtatagctacagtgtactcatatacataaaataataaataaatctctaaaaaacaaagccaaaaagatGTAAGATGGACtgtgttgtcctctgatctccacacacataccacagcacaTAAATgttaacacacacaaatgcacacactcatgcttacacacagacactcacagtcTCTCATGCTGCCCACCTGTGCACCAGCTCCAGCTCTTACGTGTCCCTTTAGATACATGTTGGGGTGCAGGAGTCACCCCATAAACCATACAAACATAATGTCAGACAGGGCTGATTTATTGAATATACACCTTCATACTGATTGATCAGTGCCATAGCTCAGAATTCATGAGATGAGGCTGCAGCGATGAACATTTCTCAATGCCAGCctataaaggaaaaacacaaaaactatAATGAGGTCATACACATttgcaggaagtgctgcctggtggtcagctctgactcaagccattttagacttGACAGTTTATATTGACCTTTAATGTGATGGGTCCTATGTAAAGCCTTGTGGAATTCCTTAGGATTAACAGACCtcagaacatacagaacataaTAGAGAACAaactctgagtcaagttattttccTTTGTCAATGACTGGCAAGCAtccagcaacaatatgaaatagctggcaggcatggaacaaaatggctacagctatgctgggATCGGGTAGACCTCAGCAGAACATGTGTCTCTTTAGGGTACATGCCAACAGCTAAGACCACACCTTTGATGTGGACAGACCTACAGAGCATAAAATGTCTTCCCAGTTCTGGATGTGAGTAGCACACACTGGCACTGGCATTCGTGGGTTACTGCTGGTCTGCAGGTGTGTTCTCTTTGGCTGACAAgatttgtgcatgtatgttggTGTGTAGTCATATTTATTGCCAGCATTGAGAAATGGGCCTTCTGGTTGATAATTGAAAGCTGAGAAGCAGTCACAGCTTAAATTACATTCTCCGAAGCAGTCACAGCTTAAATTACATTCTCCTTAGCTCCAGGACTACCCTCCCTTTCTCAACCAGCCCATGTGTTGACACACCCACTTCCCGACTCCCAGAGGGATTGAGTTTGTGAAGCCTAGTCCAAATAATCCAGTGTTCTGAGATGCAGCAGAGTATGATTCCAGCATCATGGCACTAGCTCTGTGCTGCAGCCATGCAGGGGCCTTTAACAAGGGACCAGGATGCCCATGGATATATAGCAAAACACTCAGCATCACTAGTGATCAATGAAACCCAAAGCAACACTACAGGGAGACACTCCCTCAGTCTGCATAGCCATTGTCAAAAGACAAAGCGTAACAAAGGTTGTGAGAATGTACAGAAAAGCATCCTTAAATGCTGTTAGTGAGAATATAGATTTGAATAGTCATCatactagaaattaaaaaaaaaacacttccatCTGATTCAGCAATCTcactattaattattatattagttacctttcttttcttaaagcaaggttagtacatttttgttaaatatttatttattattatacataagttcactgtagctgacttcagacacatcagaagagggagtcagatctcattatgggtggttgtgagccaccatgtggttgctgggatttgaactcaggacctttggaaaagcaatcagtgcccttaccctctgagccatctcaccagcctttagttacctttctattgctatgattaaacaccatgaccaaaagaaactaaCAGAGGAATTTATTGGGGCTCATGTTTCCAGAGgggataagagtccatcatggtaggaagcatgacCTAAGCAGTGTGGTATGGCAGCAAAAAGCTGAGAGCTCCCATCTCAGCATAAGCAGGAAACAGAGATCAAGCTGGAATGGCTTCAGGCTTTTAGTCTTAAGCCTGTCCCTAAAGACATACTTCCTGTCTCAAGGTCCACCATCTCAACCTCTCCTAATacttcaccaactggggactacaTGTTTAAATACTAGAGCCTATGAGTGACTTTTCCTGATTCAAATCATCACATCACTCTATGTGTCCATAATAAATTAGTATGCTATAGAGATATGCTCACTCTCATGATCACATCAGCACTagtcacaatagccaggaaatggcaGTGAGTGACCATCGTGAGGATAAAGTGCCCATCAACTGATGAAGTCTATATAATACATCTgcaatggaatactgttcagccTTAACAAGGGAGGGGCCCTGTTGTTTGAGTGAATCTGGAGGACATCCTTGAGTGATGTCCTCCAGATTCACTCAAATcagaatcagaaaaacaaatactgtATGGCCTCACTTAtatttgtgtcttagttaggtctCCATTGCTgtaataagacaccatgaccaaggcaacttgtagaagGTTTGGGGCATATGGTTCTAGAGCAATTAAGAGTCTGTCACCATTATGGGGGGACGGTTGCAGCGAGCAccagacatggcagcaggaacagctgagagctcacatctcagaCTGAAaataggaagcaaagagagaaaatcACAGTGACACAAGTCTTTAAGCTCTCAAAATCTGTCCCAagaacatacttcctccaagaaggccacaccacctaagCCTGCTGAACAGCCACCACCTGGGAACAAAGTATCCAAATGCCCGAGACAATAGGAAACCATTCCAGTCACCACAAGCTAAAATCTTAAagtcaaactcatagagattgaGACTGAAATAATGGTTACCAAAGACAAGGAAAGATGGCAGACGG
Encoded here:
- the Lipt2 gene encoding putative lipoyltransferase 2, mitochondrial, with the translated sequence MSLPVVRLVWLGRVHYSELLALQEHWLRRLQADPRPGTLSETKAGVLLVCEPAGPVYTGGLRGGLTPEETTRLRALGAEVRATGRGGLATFHGPGQLLCHPVLDLRLLGLRLRTHVAALEACAVRLCELRGLQGARARPPPFTGVWLGERKICAIGVRCGRHITSHGLALNCSTDLTWFEHIVPCGLVGTGVTSLSEALQRLVTVDEVLPSFLVAFKETFKCTLISEDSPS